In Hyperolius riggenbachi isolate aHypRig1 chromosome 10, aHypRig1.pri, whole genome shotgun sequence, a genomic segment contains:
- the LOC137535139 gene encoding zinc finger protein OZF-like, which translates to MRCDQQCTEEGDMMRTIKREPETFVRSDQQSMVESETRGTFKEEEEMYVRSDQQSMEEDVMMRTIKEEEEEKYVRSDQQAMEERDMMGTTKEKKCSLEINTDGRYVQNTLQEHSSSFPSCTAEDNGVTQCSPGANPITKNTHQILYHEERSPDPSNPEESSDRSHPVTPNIQIIFICVDASNNPPNPEESSGKSHIVRDEGEKRFSCSECEKTFRLKRSLRLHQSVHTGESPFSCPECGKGFNNKLYLDVHIRSHTGERPFVCPECGKSFADKGKLALHQKKHTGERPFSCSECGKSFTEKRYFIMHQRIHTGEQPFSCSECGKGFTEKRYLLAHCTSHTGNLPFICSECGKGFSMKRYLIVHQRSHTGERPFSCSECGKEFYMKQCLTSHLRSHKNEHPFSCSECGKRFTAKSSLVRHQSLHA; encoded by the exons ATGAGGTGTGATCAACAGTGcacagaggagggtgacatgatgaggacaattaaacgaGAACCAGAGACTTTTgttaggagtgatcagcagtctatggtagAGAGTGAAACTAGGGGGacatttaaagaggaagaagagatgtatgtgaggagtgatcagcagtccatGGAGGAGGATgtaatgatgaggacaattaaagaggaagaagaagagaagtatGTGAGAAGTGATCAGCAGGCTATGGAGGAAagagacatgatggggacaactaaagaaaaaaaatgttctctgGAGATTAACACAG ATGGGCGCTATGTTCAGAACACCCTGCAGGAACATTCTTCATCATTTCCCAGCTGTACTGCAGAAGATAATGGCGTCACACAATGTTCTCCAGGAGCAAACCCCATTACTAAAAATACACATCAAATACTGTACCATGAGGAGAGATCACCGGATCCCTCTAATCCTGAGGAATCTTCTGACAGATCCCATCCTGTTACCCCAAATATCCAGATAATATTTATCTGTGTAGATGCATCAAATAATCCTCCTAATCCTGAGGAATCTTCTGGTAAATCTCACATTGTTAGAGATGAAGGAGAGAAGAGATTTTCCTGTTCTGAGTGTGAGAAAACTTTCAGACTGAAAAGAAGTCTACGCTTACATCAGAGTGTCCACACAGGGGAATCGCCGttttcatgtccagagtgtgggaaagggttcAATAATAAACTATACCTTGACGTACACATCAGAAGCCACACAGGCGAGCGCCCTTTTgtgtgtccagagtgtgggaaatcatttGCTGATAAAGGTAAACTGGCTCTGCACCAGAAGAAACACACCGGCGAGCGTCCTTTTTCATGCTCTGAGTGCGGGAAGAGTTTCACTGAGAAAAGATACTTCATCATGCACCAGCGAATTCACACTGGCGAGCAgcccttttcatgttcagagtgtgggaaaggcttcACCGAGAAGCGATACCTTCTTGCCCATTGTACAAGTCACACAGGCAATCTTCCGTTTatctgctcagagtgtgggaaaggcttcTCAATGAAACGATACCTTATTGTGCATCAAAGAAGTCACACAGGCGAGCGGCCGTTTTCATGTTCCGAGTGTGGGAAAGAGTTCTATATGAAACAATGCCTTACCAGTCATCTTAGAAGTCATAAGAACGAgcatcctttttcatgttcagagtgtgggaagaggTTTACAGCTAAAAGCAGCCTCGTAAGACATCAGAGTCTGCATGCTTAG
- the LOC137535156 gene encoding gastrula zinc finger protein XlCGF8.2DB-like, whose product MRVHSGKSPFSCSECGIGFINKQHLDVHIRSHTGERPFVCPECGKSFTEKGKLLLHHRRHTGERPFSCSTCGKNFTEKRYFIMHQKIHTGERLWSCAECGKGFFYKRELVNHQGNHTGVFPFSCSECGKGYTEKRHLILHHRSHTGERPFSCSECGKSFPMKQTLTRHLMSHKGERPYSCSECGKLFTAKSSLTRHRNMHTQQ is encoded by the coding sequence ATGAGAGTTCACTCAGGGAAATCACCCttttcatgctcagagtgtgggatagGTTTCATTAATAAACAACACCTTGACGTACACATcagaagtcacacaggtgagcgtccctttgtatgtccagagtgtgggaaatccttTACTGAAAAAGGAAAACTACTTCTACACCACAGAAGACACACAGGTGAACGTCCATTTTCATGTTCAACGTGTGGgaaaaatttcactgagaaacgaTACTTTATCATGCACCAGAAAATCCACACTGGTGAGCGGCTGTGGTCATGTGCAGAATGTGGGAAAGGTTTCTTTTACAAAAGAGAACTTGTTAATCACCAAGGAAATCATACGGGGGTGTTTCCCttttcttgttcagagtgtgggaaaggctaTACTGAGAAACGCCACCTCATTCTACATCACAGGAGTCACACAGGGGAGCGTCCTttttcttgttcagagtgtgggaaaagcttcCCAATGAAGCAAACTCTTACTAGACACCTGATGAGTCACAAGGGTGAGCGCCCTTAttcgtgttcagagtgtgggaaattgttCACAGCAAAAAGCAGCCTCACTAGACATCGGAATATGCACACCCAGCAATGA